Proteins encoded together in one Chitinophaga sp. LS1 window:
- a CDS encoding ribonucleoside-diphosphate reductase small subunit, whose protein sequence is MNYENELLLKENKDRFVLLPINYPAVWEKYKKHEASFWTAEEIDLSGDLKDWANLNDGERHFITHVLAFFAASDGIVNENLAVNFMSEVQLPEARCFYGFQIMMENIHSETYALLIDTYVKDPVEKDRLFHAIDTVPAVKKKAEWALRWIENGNFAERLVAFAAVEGIFFSGSFCSIFWLKKRGLMPGLTFSNELISRDEGLHCEFACLLYSMLEQKLSEEQVHHIISNAVEIEKEFIIDALPVALIGMNSKLMAEYIEFVADRWLSELGYSKIFNTANPFDFMEMISLQGKTNFFEKRVGDYQKAGVMSGKDTQTFRLDEDF, encoded by the coding sequence ATGAACTACGAGAATGAACTCCTGTTGAAGGAAAATAAGGATCGCTTTGTATTGCTGCCTATCAATTATCCGGCTGTATGGGAAAAATACAAAAAGCACGAAGCCAGTTTCTGGACAGCTGAAGAAATAGATCTGAGTGGGGACCTGAAAGACTGGGCTAATCTGAATGATGGTGAACGTCACTTTATTACACACGTACTCGCATTTTTTGCTGCCAGTGATGGCATTGTAAATGAAAATCTGGCTGTTAACTTCATGAGTGAAGTACAATTACCAGAAGCTCGTTGTTTTTATGGTTTTCAGATCATGATGGAAAACATCCACTCTGAAACATACGCATTACTGATCGATACTTACGTAAAAGATCCGGTTGAAAAAGACCGCCTGTTCCATGCCATCGATACAGTACCCGCTGTAAAGAAAAAAGCAGAATGGGCACTGCGCTGGATTGAGAATGGCAACTTTGCAGAACGCCTGGTAGCATTTGCTGCGGTAGAAGGTATCTTTTTCTCCGGTAGCTTCTGTTCTATCTTCTGGCTCAAGAAAAGAGGATTAATGCCAGGGTTGACATTCTCCAATGAATTGATTAGCCGTGATGAAGGATTGCATTGTGAATTTGCTTGTTTGCTCTATAGCATGCTGGAACAAAAATTATCGGAAGAACAGGTTCACCATATTATATCCAACGCAGTAGAAATAGAAAAAGAATTTATTATCGATGCGCTGCCTGTAGCACTGATTGGCATGAACAGTAAGCTGATGGCCGAATACATTGAATTCGTGGCAGACCGCTGGTTATCAGAATTAGGTTATAGTAAAATATTTAATACTGCAAATCCGTTTGATTTCATGGAGATGATTTCTCTGCAGGGTAAAACCAACTTCTTCGAAAAACGCGTGGGTGACTATCAGAAAGCAGGTGTAATGTCTGGAAAAGATACTCAGACTTTCAGACTCGATGAAGATTTCTAA
- a CDS encoding methyltransferase domain-containing protein, with translation MAWNADLYKEKHAFVFNYGNSVVEWLQPKAGETILDLGCGTGELTAQIAESGATVKGIDSSASMIASAKSHYPSIDFEVADGTSFSLNQTFDAVFSNATLHWIRQKEKVLDRIWHHLKPGGRLVLEMGGKGNVDDITGALSKAMEEKGYEFKPFWYFPSPGEYTSLLEEYGFRVNQLSYFDRDTELADPENGIVEWLQMFGAYYLEAIPEADRLPILKAAQESLRATNFRDGKWYTKYVRLRVKAEKIADAQ, from the coding sequence ATGGCCTGGAACGCGGATTTATATAAAGAGAAGCATGCCTTTGTATTCAACTACGGCAACAGCGTAGTGGAATGGCTGCAGCCCAAAGCAGGGGAGACCATCCTCGATCTGGGGTGTGGTACAGGCGAACTCACTGCTCAGATCGCAGAGAGTGGGGCAACGGTAAAAGGGATAGACAGTTCCGCCAGTATGATTGCCAGTGCAAAAAGTCATTACCCTTCCATCGATTTTGAAGTGGCAGACGGTACTTCTTTTTCACTGAATCAAACCTTCGATGCGGTGTTTTCCAATGCAACCCTGCACTGGATCCGCCAGAAGGAGAAAGTACTGGATCGTATCTGGCATCACCTGAAACCCGGTGGCAGACTGGTACTGGAAATGGGAGGAAAAGGCAATGTAGACGACATCACAGGTGCACTGAGCAAAGCGATGGAAGAAAAGGGATATGAATTTAAACCATTTTGGTATTTTCCATCTCCTGGTGAATATACTTCCCTGCTGGAAGAATATGGTTTCCGGGTAAATCAGCTGAGCTATTTTGACCGTGATACCGAGCTGGCTGATCCGGAGAATGGTATCGTAGAATGGCTGCAGATGTTCGGGGCATACTACCTCGAAGCAATACCTGAAGCAGACAGACTGCCCATCCTCAAAGCGGCACAGGAAAGCCTGCGTGCTACTAACTTCCGCGATGGCAAATGGTATACTAAGTATGTAAGGTTGCGCGTGAAAGCTGAAAAAATTGCAGACGCTCAATAA
- a CDS encoding glycosyl hydrolase encodes MKRYFMPLLVLLCQLSYAQQITPTLFAHPPASAGIRCWWWWLNGNVTKKSITLDLEAMKAKGFSGACIVDAGGQDQRDNGNVPEGPMFGSPEWVALFQHAVKEAHRLGLELSMNIQSGWNLGAPDVTPQESTKHITWSDTTLTGNKTIQVQLATPPARQGFYRDIAVLAFPWRDTIGIHPLKDLHKKAAFEEAGFSAADTRYLLKNDVVSKANAYHSEVIDISEFLDHTGRLKWKAPAGKWVIMRFGYTNNGAHISTASGKWQGLVIDYMNADHFDRYWNTHVKPLLDGIGADAGTTLRYLQTDSWELGGINWTENFRKEFQIRRGYDLLPYLPVVAGKIIDSPDSSNQFLNDFRKTIGDLVSDYHYKVFKAHAAKYGMGIGPECSGPHVGFFDGLKNYGHSDIMMSEFWAPSAHRPDPDSRFFVKQAASAAHIYNKTLVGAEAFTTIGKHWNDVIWHDLKSSFDHEVCAGLNLVFLHTFTSSPASMGEPGQEYFAGTHLNRHITWWPYADAFFNYMARVQYMMQQGRFVADVVYYYGDHVPNIAKNKESDPAHVLPYNDYDVINEEQLMKMELKNGWLELPGGMRYRKLVVPADYKLSPAVRQKVNALQTNVPLTPDFIGENINWIHHQQDSIDYYFVSNSADTATHVQASFRITGRQPEYWDPVTGEIRQISAFRQKGNMTTIPLNFAPYGAYFVVFRKPVHGDGKAGTNNYVFIPQDTIKRPWQVQFKDMPVKTFTKLESWTNHTDPAVKYYSGAATYQQSFNWNRTSTDSMYIDLGKIQDVGIAQVNLNGKDLGIVWTPPFRLPIKLDKGKNDLQIIVINSWRNRLVGDRGLPEAQRITHTNIFIRPEWNLLPAGLLGPVVIGRLTEQ; translated from the coding sequence ATGAAACGCTACTTCATGCCGCTGCTGGTGCTGCTTTGCCAGCTTAGCTATGCACAACAAATAACCCCCACTTTATTTGCCCATCCTCCTGCCAGTGCCGGTATCCGTTGCTGGTGGTGGTGGCTCAATGGCAATGTGACCAAAAAAAGCATTACCCTCGATCTGGAAGCCATGAAAGCCAAAGGCTTCAGTGGCGCCTGTATTGTAGATGCAGGTGGACAGGATCAACGGGATAATGGCAATGTACCTGAAGGTCCTATGTTTGGTTCTCCGGAATGGGTGGCCTTGTTTCAGCATGCTGTAAAAGAAGCACACAGATTAGGATTGGAGCTAAGTATGAATATTCAAAGCGGCTGGAACCTGGGCGCGCCAGATGTAACTCCGCAGGAATCGACGAAGCATATTACCTGGTCTGATACCACCTTAACAGGCAATAAAACTATACAGGTACAGTTGGCTACGCCTCCTGCCAGACAAGGTTTTTACAGGGATATTGCCGTACTGGCATTTCCATGGAGAGATACAATTGGTATTCACCCACTGAAAGACCTGCATAAGAAAGCTGCTTTTGAAGAAGCTGGCTTTTCTGCTGCCGATACCCGATATTTGTTAAAGAATGACGTTGTAAGTAAAGCCAATGCATATCATTCCGAAGTAATTGACATCTCTGAATTTTTAGATCATACAGGACGTTTGAAATGGAAAGCGCCGGCAGGAAAATGGGTGATCATGCGCTTTGGCTATACCAATAATGGCGCACACATTTCTACTGCCAGTGGCAAATGGCAAGGCCTTGTAATTGACTACATGAATGCAGACCATTTTGACAGATATTGGAATACCCATGTAAAACCACTGCTGGATGGGATTGGTGCAGATGCTGGTACTACATTGCGTTATCTACAAACGGATAGCTGGGAACTTGGTGGCATTAACTGGACTGAAAATTTCCGCAAGGAATTTCAGATCCGCAGAGGTTATGATCTGTTGCCCTACCTGCCTGTAGTAGCAGGGAAAATTATCGATAGCCCTGATTCCAGTAATCAGTTTCTGAATGATTTTAGAAAGACGATCGGTGACCTGGTGTCTGATTATCATTACAAAGTATTCAAAGCGCATGCAGCCAAATACGGCATGGGCATTGGCCCGGAATGTTCCGGTCCGCATGTTGGATTTTTTGATGGTTTGAAAAACTATGGACATAGCGACATCATGATGAGTGAATTCTGGGCGCCTTCTGCACACCGGCCGGATCCGGATAGCCGGTTTTTTGTAAAGCAGGCTGCGAGTGCTGCACATATTTACAATAAAACCCTTGTAGGCGCAGAAGCATTTACCACCATCGGAAAACACTGGAATGATGTGATCTGGCATGATCTGAAAAGCTCCTTTGACCATGAAGTGTGTGCAGGCTTGAACCTGGTATTTCTCCATACATTTACTTCATCTCCTGCCTCTATGGGAGAGCCGGGGCAGGAATATTTTGCAGGTACGCATTTAAACAGACATATTACCTGGTGGCCATATGCAGATGCGTTTTTCAATTACATGGCAAGGGTACAATACATGATGCAGCAAGGAAGATTTGTAGCAGATGTCGTGTATTACTATGGCGATCACGTACCGAATATTGCAAAGAATAAAGAGAGCGATCCCGCGCATGTATTGCCCTACAATGATTACGATGTGATCAATGAAGAACAGCTGATGAAAATGGAATTAAAGAATGGGTGGCTGGAATTGCCGGGTGGTATGCGATACAGAAAACTCGTAGTGCCGGCAGATTATAAATTATCTCCTGCTGTGCGGCAGAAAGTAAATGCATTGCAAACCAATGTACCACTAACCCCTGATTTTATTGGCGAAAATATTAACTGGATCCATCACCAGCAGGATAGCATAGATTATTACTTTGTAAGTAACAGCGCCGATACTGCCACGCACGTACAAGCCAGTTTTAGAATCACTGGCAGGCAACCAGAATACTGGGATCCTGTAACGGGAGAAATACGCCAAATTTCGGCTTTCAGACAAAAAGGGAATATGACTACCATACCGTTGAATTTCGCACCATATGGGGCTTATTTTGTTGTTTTCAGAAAGCCTGTACATGGAGATGGAAAAGCAGGTACGAACAATTATGTATTTATCCCCCAAGACACCATAAAAAGGCCCTGGCAGGTCCAATTTAAAGACATGCCTGTAAAGACATTCACCAAACTCGAAAGCTGGACCAATCATACAGATCCCGCTGTGAAATATTATTCCGGTGCTGCCACTTATCAACAGTCATTTAACTGGAATCGCACCTCAACTGATTCCATGTATATTGATCTTGGCAAGATACAGGATGTAGGTATTGCGCAGGTGAATTTAAATGGCAAAGACCTTGGTATCGTATGGACGCCTCCTTTCAGACTACCCATAAAATTGGATAAAGGCAAAAACGATCTGCAAATCATTGTTATCAACAGCTGGCGAAACCGCCTTGTCGGAGACAGGGGATTGCCGGAAGCGCAACGCATTACTCACACTAATATCTTTATCCGACCCGAGTGGAATTTACTCCCCGCAGGATTGCTGGGACCAGTGGTAATTGGCCGCCTGACTGAACAATAG
- a CDS encoding outer membrane beta-barrel protein: MNNLLSVLLFASVQTFAQTPDTTKVPFSGMDMTWQNGNDRRDQPNLQSKYVTGIVMLDVNYTHSFNNPNDNTVVGSTALARNNEVQVSSAALGGEFNYNGARGRIITQFGTRSIVVPRNDYSVYRGQYQLADAYRYISEAYAGYHFNKWYGINVDAGMFMSYIGLNSYYQVENWEYQASFTSDNTPWFFNGVRVQIFPTKHLKIEPWLINGWQSYGKFNAMPGLGFNITYAPNDNVKLITNNYYGSDAAMIADRKRFHSDNSFLYRYYNKPNSNGITKMAFSMTGDIGFEKGGGVNGFSNGDSTKGPAQYFLSAMFYNRTWFAHDHFAWTIGGGVMKNPGRYLVLYPTGQASPLPDPADPTKTEGAYPFSANPGDQFAAWDCSTNLDWMPNQNLTFRIEYVHRHASVPYFAGKGGVTSPTGYTTTPLPADWRPDLVKSEDRIICAILFRL, from the coding sequence ATGAACAACCTTTTAAGCGTACTTTTATTTGCATCTGTCCAAACATTCGCCCAGACGCCTGATACGACCAAAGTTCCTTTTAGCGGCATGGATATGACCTGGCAAAATGGTAATGACAGAAGGGATCAACCCAACCTGCAATCAAAGTATGTGACCGGCATCGTGATGCTGGATGTGAACTACACACATTCTTTCAACAATCCAAATGACAACACCGTAGTAGGTTCTACTGCACTGGCACGTAACAATGAGGTACAGGTTTCCAGTGCTGCATTGGGCGGTGAGTTTAATTACAATGGCGCCAGAGGTCGTATCATCACTCAATTTGGTACCCGTTCTATCGTCGTACCACGCAATGATTACAGTGTGTACAGAGGACAATATCAATTGGCTGATGCATACCGATATATCAGTGAGGCTTATGCAGGGTATCACTTCAACAAGTGGTATGGTATCAATGTGGATGCTGGTATGTTCATGTCTTATATCGGTCTGAACTCCTATTATCAGGTTGAAAACTGGGAATATCAGGCTAGCTTTACATCTGATAATACCCCCTGGTTTTTCAATGGTGTACGTGTACAGATCTTTCCTACCAAACACCTGAAAATAGAACCATGGCTCATCAATGGCTGGCAGAGTTATGGTAAATTCAATGCCATGCCTGGACTGGGTTTTAACATTACCTATGCACCAAATGACAATGTGAAACTGATCACCAACAACTACTATGGTTCCGATGCTGCCATGATTGCTGACCGTAAGCGTTTCCACTCAGACAATAGTTTCCTGTACAGATATTATAACAAGCCAAATTCAAACGGTATAACAAAAATGGCTTTTTCCATGACCGGTGACATTGGTTTTGAAAAAGGTGGTGGTGTGAATGGTTTTTCCAATGGCGATAGTACTAAAGGGCCAGCGCAATATTTCTTAAGCGCTATGTTCTATAACCGTACCTGGTTTGCCCATGATCATTTTGCATGGACAATAGGTGGTGGGGTGATGAAAAACCCTGGACGGTACCTGGTACTGTATCCTACAGGTCAGGCAAGCCCACTGCCTGATCCGGCAGATCCTACTAAAACAGAAGGCGCTTATCCTTTCTCTGCAAACCCCGGCGATCAGTTTGCCGCATGGGATTGTAGTACAAACCTTGACTGGATGCCTAATCAAAACCTGACTTTCAGAATCGAGTATGTGCACAGACATGCAAGCGTACCTTACTTCGCAGGAAAGGGCGGCGTGACTTCTCCTACAGGGTATACCACCACTCCATTGCCGGCGGACTGGCGTCCTGACCTGGTGAAATCAGAAGACCGGATTATTTGTGCGATATTATTCAGGCTGTAA
- a CDS encoding peptidoglycan recognition family protein, giving the protein MSIIPKLSPNFTPGRKNYTPFAIVIHIMDGTLAGTDSWFSNPASKVSAHYGVGQQGEVHQYVQETDSAWHAGRVYTPSWTLIKTSNGQYINPNYYTIGIEHEGKGDTPWTDAMYAASAALVRDIADRWHIPLDRQHVVGHHEIYGAKTCPGTKVDLNKLIALASGNQPTPVNDDDDGDIPQKVKTTGKVTSRSRLNIRATPDTHKAPINIVEPGIQLAYDGYVNNGEKINDNSKWYFTEEGSWFWSGGVR; this is encoded by the coding sequence ATGAGTATCATACCAAAATTAAGCCCCAATTTCACCCCAGGAAGAAAGAATTACACCCCATTTGCCATCGTTATCCACATCATGGATGGTACGCTGGCCGGCACTGACAGCTGGTTCAGTAATCCTGCTTCCAAAGTTTCTGCCCACTATGGCGTAGGCCAGCAGGGCGAAGTACATCAATATGTGCAGGAAACAGACAGTGCCTGGCATGCAGGCCGTGTGTACACGCCTTCATGGACACTGATCAAAACTTCCAATGGTCAGTACATCAATCCAAACTATTACACCATCGGTATCGAACACGAAGGGAAAGGCGATACTCCATGGACAGATGCCATGTATGCCGCCAGTGCGGCCCTGGTACGCGACATCGCTGATCGCTGGCATATTCCGCTGGACAGACAACATGTAGTCGGTCATCACGAAATCTATGGCGCTAAAACCTGCCCTGGTACAAAGGTCGATCTCAATAAACTGATCGCACTGGCCAGTGGTAATCAGCCTACACCTGTGAACGATGACGATGATGGCGACATCCCACAAAAAGTAAAAACCACAGGTAAAGTTACTTCCCGCTCACGGCTCAATATCCGCGCTACCCCTGATACACACAAGGCTCCCATCAATATAGTGGAACCAGGTATCCAACTGGCTTACGACGGCTATGTGAACAACGGTGAGAAGATCAATGATAACAGCAAATGGTACTTTACTGAAGAAGGGAGCTGGTTCTGGAGCGGAGGAGTGAGATAA
- a CDS encoding ATP-binding cassette domain-containing protein encodes MSAPVLHLKNVIKAYEDHVVLNIPDLQLEYGTYWLLGGNGAGKTTSMKVMAALIPCEGEISVENVRAKQQPVQFRRMVNYAEAEPVYPGFLTGKDLVSLYLKTKGKGYKELDEIIYSLGIHEFIHRPVSGYSSGMLKKLSLVLAFAGMPKVILLDEPLITLDVQTVPLINHLVEEFHTKFGVTFIISSHQPVSGSSIRLQVQDKNIVAAHGVI; translated from the coding sequence ATGTCGGCACCCGTACTCCATTTAAAAAATGTGATTAAAGCCTATGAAGATCATGTAGTTCTGAATATCCCTGATCTCCAATTAGAATATGGAACCTATTGGTTATTAGGGGGAAATGGAGCCGGCAAGACTACCAGCATGAAAGTAATGGCTGCACTGATACCCTGTGAGGGCGAAATCAGTGTGGAAAACGTGCGGGCAAAGCAGCAACCTGTACAATTTAGACGTATGGTGAACTATGCAGAAGCTGAGCCTGTTTATCCTGGTTTCCTCACAGGAAAAGACCTGGTCAGTTTGTACCTGAAAACCAAGGGCAAAGGATATAAAGAACTGGATGAGATCATATACTCATTAGGTATCCACGAGTTTATTCACAGGCCGGTGAGCGGGTACTCCAGTGGTATGTTGAAAAAGCTGTCACTGGTACTGGCTTTTGCTGGTATGCCAAAGGTTATTTTGCTCGATGAGCCGCTGATCACTTTGGATGTTCAAACCGTTCCTTTGATCAATCATCTTGTGGAGGAATTCCATACGAAGTTTGGAGTTACTTTTATTATTAGTTCACATCAGCCAGTTTCGGGCAGTTCTATCCGCTTACAGGTACAGGATAAAAATATTGTAGCAGCTCATGGCGTTATCTAA
- a CDS encoding Gfo/Idh/MocA family protein, with protein sequence MKQLIRYSLLCMGLLSTCMSTAQQLLNVGVAGLNHDHVHLLMHQFKEGKVRIAGIAEADTALVARYKRSYHLPDSIFYPSLDAMLAKVHPDAVLGYNPVAEHVLVVEACAPKGIPVMVEKPLATTVAQATRIAALAEKYHIPVLTNYETTWYSTNQQVYELVKKNAIGPVRKMIVHDGHEGPIEIGCSKDFTNWLTDPVKNGGGAIVDFGCYGANLMTWLMDGKAPIAVTAVARHIKPSVYPKVDDDATILLEYPDATGIIEASWNWPFSIKDWEVFGKSGYLHALNANQLQQRQKDSTQSLTVPVPAYTDNLTYLAAVLNGTIQPGHDLSSLNNNLIVVKILEAARKSAKEGKRQEINKL encoded by the coding sequence ATGAAGCAGTTAATCCGTTACAGTCTGTTATGTATGGGACTGTTATCCACGTGTATGTCTACCGCCCAGCAGCTGCTCAATGTGGGCGTAGCAGGTCTCAATCATGATCATGTGCATTTGCTCATGCATCAGTTCAAAGAAGGTAAGGTACGCATAGCCGGTATTGCAGAGGCAGATACTGCACTGGTAGCAAGGTACAAAAGGAGTTACCACCTGCCTGATTCCATTTTTTATCCAAGTCTGGATGCCATGCTGGCCAAAGTGCATCCCGATGCTGTACTGGGTTACAACCCAGTGGCGGAGCATGTATTGGTCGTAGAAGCCTGTGCACCAAAAGGTATTCCTGTGATGGTAGAAAAGCCACTCGCCACCACAGTGGCACAGGCTACCCGTATAGCTGCGCTGGCGGAGAAATACCACATTCCTGTGCTTACCAATTACGAAACTACCTGGTACAGCACCAATCAGCAAGTGTATGAGCTGGTGAAGAAAAATGCCATCGGTCCGGTAAGGAAAATGATCGTGCATGATGGGCATGAAGGCCCGATAGAAATCGGATGTAGCAAGGATTTTACTAACTGGTTGACGGATCCTGTGAAAAACGGGGGAGGAGCAATCGTAGATTTTGGTTGCTATGGCGCTAACCTGATGACATGGCTCATGGATGGCAAAGCACCTATTGCTGTAACAGCGGTGGCGCGTCATATCAAACCATCGGTGTATCCTAAGGTGGATGATGATGCCACAATTCTGCTGGAGTACCCTGATGCTACCGGTATTATTGAAGCCAGCTGGAACTGGCCATTTAGTATCAAAGACTGGGAGGTATTTGGTAAGAGCGGCTATTTACATGCCCTGAATGCCAATCAGCTGCAGCAAAGACAAAAAGATAGTACACAGTCGCTGACAGTGCCTGTACCCGCATATACCGATAACCTCACTTACCTGGCAGCTGTGTTAAATGGTACGATACAACCGGGTCATGATCTTTCTTCCCTGAATAATAACCTGATTGTAGTAAAGATATTGGAGGCTGCGAGAAAGTCGGCGAAGGAGGGAAAGAGACAGGAAATCAACAAGCTATAA
- a CDS encoding YegJ family protein: MGLFSRIFGKRSELASNEQLPVVHVPDSDERMNWAIEKARATMHHFQDSLSEPTPAQQYFSVKVLIDDGTSREHIWLTTPSFDDEGNLYGEVGNKPVYVSSVSINQRIGIDPQFITDWMIIENGRLIGGYTIRAIREGLPDHEVADFDRQVGLYIDEGVDYFAHDFSTPEGAILCLEDAYDEQDIEKAVSCKNFYEEARLLLRKMNDRFNSPEIVEATAEVLRLSFIKNLEEKGFPVFHNLLRAFPARTKITDNLYLITEFCIFPDGGKSRQQLYTFRDEDGWKVLNVAE; the protein is encoded by the coding sequence ATGGGTTTATTTTCCAGAATATTTGGTAAGCGTAGCGAACTCGCTTCCAATGAGCAACTACCTGTAGTACATGTTCCAGATTCGGATGAGCGAATGAACTGGGCAATAGAAAAAGCAAGGGCTACCATGCATCACTTTCAGGATAGCCTGTCTGAGCCAACACCTGCACAACAATACTTTTCAGTAAAAGTACTGATCGATGATGGCACCAGCCGTGAGCATATATGGCTGACTACCCCCAGCTTTGACGACGAAGGCAACCTTTATGGCGAGGTTGGCAACAAACCTGTTTATGTGAGTTCTGTATCCATCAATCAACGTATCGGTATCGATCCGCAATTCATCACCGACTGGATGATCATTGAAAATGGCCGTCTGATAGGTGGTTATACTATCCGCGCTATTCGTGAAGGTTTGCCGGATCATGAGGTGGCGGATTTTGACAGACAGGTAGGCTTGTATATCGATGAGGGCGTTGACTATTTTGCCCATGACTTTTCCACACCGGAAGGGGCGATCCTGTGCCTGGAAGATGCTTATGATGAACAGGATATTGAAAAAGCTGTATCCTGCAAAAATTTCTATGAAGAAGCCAGGTTGCTGCTCAGGAAAATGAATGACAGGTTCAACAGTCCTGAAATCGTCGAGGCTACTGCCGAAGTACTCCGGCTTTCTTTTATCAAAAACCTTGAAGAAAAAGGGTTTCCTGTATTCCACAACTTACTCCGGGCTTTCCCTGCCAGAACGAAAATCACTGATAACCTATATCTCATTACAGAATTTTGTATTTTCCCTGATGGGGGAAAAAGTCGCCAACAATTGTATACCTTCAGGGATGAAGATGGCTGGAAAGTGTTGAATGTTGCAGAGTAA
- the leuC gene encoding 3-isopropylmalate dehydratase large subunit: MGKTLVDKIWDSHIVVSKPGFPDAVYINTHFIHEVTSPQAFDGLRKRGIPVFRTGKTRATADHNVPTMDQHLPIKEALSRKQVEMLTSNTAEFGVELYGLGHPYQGIVHVIGPELGITLPGMTIVCGDSHTSTHGAFGAIAFGIGTSEVEMVLATQCLLQYRPKRMKIEVNGQLKKGVVSKDIILYIISKISASGATGYFVEFAGEAIRSLSMEARMTICNMSIEMGARGGLIAPDQTTFDYIKGREFAPKGADWDKALAYWETLYTDADAEFDAVITFDAADIEPMITYGTNPGMGIGVTQHIPSLEQLDEKEKPSFRKSLDYMGLEPGSGLLGKKVDYVFIGSCTNSRIEDLRMVAEFVKGKHKADDVVVWIVPGSKQVEAQAKREGIDKVFEAAGFQLREPGCSACLGMNEDKVPAGMYCISTSNRNFEGRQGPNARTFLASPLSAAAAAITGKVTDVRELV; encoded by the coding sequence ATGGGAAAAACATTAGTTGACAAGATCTGGGACAGTCATATCGTGGTAAGTAAACCTGGATTTCCGGATGCAGTGTACATCAACACGCATTTTATCCACGAAGTTACCAGTCCTCAGGCATTTGACGGATTGCGCAAAAGGGGCATTCCTGTATTCCGTACGGGCAAGACCCGTGCTACAGCCGATCACAACGTACCTACTATGGACCAGCACCTGCCTATCAAGGAAGCGCTGAGCCGCAAGCAGGTAGAGATGCTGACCAGCAACACAGCAGAGTTTGGCGTAGAACTGTATGGTCTGGGCCACCCTTACCAGGGTATTGTGCACGTAATCGGCCCTGAGCTGGGTATTACCCTGCCAGGTATGACCATCGTGTGTGGTGATAGCCATACCAGCACTCACGGTGCATTTGGTGCTATCGCTTTCGGTATCGGTACATCCGAAGTGGAAATGGTACTGGCTACCCAGTGTCTGCTCCAATACCGTCCAAAACGTATGAAAATTGAGGTAAATGGTCAGTTGAAGAAGGGTGTGGTATCCAAGGATATCATCCTTTACATCATCTCTAAGATCTCTGCATCCGGTGCTACCGGCTACTTTGTGGAATTTGCCGGTGAGGCGATCCGCAGCCTGAGCATGGAAGCCCGTATGACCATCTGTAACATGAGTATCGAGATGGGTGCACGAGGAGGTTTGATCGCTCCTGACCAGACTACTTTCGACTATATCAAGGGCCGCGAGTTTGCACCCAAAGGTGCTGACTGGGATAAAGCCCTCGCTTACTGGGAGACTTTGTACACCGATGCTGATGCTGAGTTCGACGCTGTGATCACCTTCGATGCTGCAGATATTGAACCAATGATCACTTATGGTACCAACCCAGGTATGGGTATTGGTGTGACCCAGCACATTCCATCTCTGGAACAGCTGGATGAAAAGGAAAAACCTTCCTTCAGGAAATCCCTTGATTACATGGGCCTGGAGCCAGGCAGCGGTCTGCTGGGCAAAAAGGTGGATTATGTATTCATCGGTAGCTGTACCAACAGCCGCATCGAAGACCTGCGTATGGTGGCTGAATTTGTAAAAGGCAAACATAAGGCAGACGATGTAGTAGTTTGGATCGTACCAGGTTCCAAGCAGGTAGAAGCGCAGGCCAAGAGAGAAGGCATCGATAAGGTATTTGAAGCGGCCGGTTTCCAGTTGCGCGAGCCAGGATGCTCTGCATGTCTGGGTATGAATGAAGATAAAGTTCCTGCCGGCATGTATTGTATCTCTACCTCCAACCGTAACTTCGAAGGTCGTCAGGGTCCTAACGCCCGTACCTTCCTCGCCAGCCCACTGTCAGCAGCAGCTGCAGCGATCACTGGTAAAGTAACCGATGTAAGAGAACTCGTATAA